Proteins encoded by one window of Dendropsophus ebraccatus isolate aDenEbr1 chromosome 4, aDenEbr1.pat, whole genome shotgun sequence:
- the PARP3 gene encoding protein mono-ADP-ribosyltransferase PARP3 — translation MAPKRKAATQTKAPSKGKKVKVKEEIKEEEDEEVIKAPDRFQSAVQALKAAKGKKGKAKIDSACSQSGLSNIEVYEDYDCMLNQTNIGNNNNKFYIIQLLHSTNSKNTYYCWNRWGRVGEVGQSKLSPFTDVNSAKKDFEKKFKDKTKNNWSDRENFTPYSGKYTMIEVEHDDDDEEEETGEAVVKVDTVDGVSKKVRPCSLDKPTQDLVSLIFSSDMFKDAMQTMNLDIKKMPLGKLSKAQIAKGFDALEDLQAALDRKANRKVLTDLSSKFYTIIPHNFGRQIPPVIDSLEVLQAKKDMLLVLADIELAQTLQADKVKQEQKVELTEVPHPLDVDYQLLKCQLNLLDPKSKEYKVIDTYLKHTGPSYVPLKILNVWRVDREGEEERLSTHKDIDNRRLLWHGTNVAVVAAILKSGLRIMPHSGGRVGRGIYFASENSKSAGYVGTTSSRLGIMFLNEVALGKEHHITQDDCSLKSAPTGFDSVVARGMTEPDPSKDHELILDGRKIIVPQGKPINMSEYQGSYFSQSEYLVYKESQARLRYLLLLNF, via the exons ATGGCTCCAAAGAGAAAAGCAGCAACTCAGACCAAGGCTCCCAGCAAGGGGAAGAAAGTCAAGGTAAAGGAGGAGAtaaaggaagaggaggatgaggaagttATTAAGGCTCCAGACCGTTTCCAGAGCGCTGTCCAGGCTCTTAAAGCTGCAAAGGGGAAGAAAGGGAAGGCCAAAATAGACTCCGCCTGCTCACAGAGCGGACTTAGCAACATAGAG GTGTACGAGGATTATGACTGTATGCTGAACCAGACAAACATAGGAAATAACAACAATAAGTTTTACATCATCCAACTGCTTCATAGCACCAACAGCAAGAACACGTATTACTGCTGGAACCGCTGGGGCCGAGTG GGAGAAGTGGGCCAGAGCAAGTTATCCCCTTTTACTGATGTAAACTCTGCTAAGAAAGACTTCGAGAAGAAGTTCAAAGATAAAACCAAGAACAATTGGTCGGACAGAGAGAACTTTACTCCTTATTCTGGAAAGTACACAATGATTGAGGTGgaacatgatgatgatgatgaagaagaggagaCTGGCGAGGCTGTGGTCAAG GTGGACACCGTAGATGGCGTGAGCAAAAAGGTCCGACCTTGCTCTTTGGACAAACCCACCCAAGACCTGGTGTCTCTGATATTCAGCAGTGACATGTTTAAAGATGCCATGCAGACCATGAATCTAG ATATAAAGAAGATGCCCTTAGGAAAGTTGAGTAAAGCGCAAATAGCGAAGGGGTTTGATGCATTAGAAGACCTGCAGGCCGCATTGGACAGGAAGGCAAACAGGAAGGTGCTCACTGACCTGTCTTCTAAATTCTACACCATCATCCCCCACAACTTCGGACGCCAGATACCCCCCGTCATCGACAGCCTTGAGGTGCTACAAGCCAAGAAGGATATGTTACTGGTCCTTGCAGACATTGAGCTAGCTCAGACCCTCCAAGCAGACAAAGTTAAGCAAGAGCAGAAGGTAGAGCTGACTGAGGTCCCTCACCCCCTGGATGTAGATTATCAGCTCCTCAAGTGTCAACTCAACCTTCTGGACCCAAAGTCTAAAGAATACAAG GTGATTGACACTTATTTGAAGCACACAGGACCCAGCTACGTTCCGCTGAAAATCCTGAATGTTTGGCGTGTGGACCGAGAGGGTGAG GAAGAACGACTCAGCACCCATAAGGACATTGATAATCGCCGTCTGCTGTGGCATGGCACTAACGTGGCtgtggtggctgccattttgaaAAGTGGCCTGCGCATAATGCCCCACTCTGGAGGACGTGTGGGCAGAGGGATTTATTTTGCTTCTGAGAACAGCAAATCTGCTGGATATG TTGGCACCACCTCTAGTCGTCTTGGAATTATGTTCTTGAATGAAGTTGCTTTGGGGAAGGAGCATCACATCACACAGGATGATTGCTCATTGAAAAGTGCTCCAACCGGCTTTGACAGCGTCGTGGCACGTGGAATGACAGAACCAG ATCCCTCCAAGGACCATGAGCTAATATTGGATGGAAGGAAGATTATTGTACCACAAGGCAAACCAATCAATATGTCTGAGTACCAGGGCTCGTACTTTTCTCAGAGCGAGTACCTGGTGTACAAGGAGAGCCAAGCACGGCTGCGCTACCTCCTGTTACTAAACTTCTAg